A genomic segment from Peribacillus sp. ACCC06369 encodes:
- a CDS encoding sugar-binding domain-containing protein — protein MTYENDLIVKIAWQYYIEGLTQNEISKSLNLSRMRVIKYLEKAKTNNVIQFKINLEKLDNLTIQNKIKEKYNLKDIYIVPTTHDNTVDSLTIAAAQYIEDRITSDTMISIGYGEAVSKTLGHLQISTKYKITFVSLSGGVKFYMPTAIDTRSDYYTNPNYNHYIVPTPLLVSSKDIADHLLEEKPVKKILEMIPYSNITVIGIGALNDRATLVKEGYLNANDFEILKTKGAVGDLLSQFYDINGHVLDLDFHKKLISTEIDVLKSLNHVVAVAGGLDKKDAIIGALKGGYIDVLITDELVAQSLV, from the coding sequence ATGACATATGAGAATGACTTAATCGTAAAAATTGCTTGGCAGTATTATATTGAAGGATTGACTCAAAATGAAATCTCTAAATCTCTAAACCTATCTAGAATGAGGGTGATTAAATACCTCGAAAAAGCCAAAACAAACAATGTTATACAATTCAAAATTAACTTAGAAAAATTGGATAATCTGACGATCCAAAATAAGATTAAAGAAAAATACAATTTGAAGGATATTTATATTGTCCCAACCACCCATGACAATACAGTTGACAGCCTTACAATCGCTGCTGCTCAATACATTGAAGATCGAATTACAAGCGACACAATGATAAGTATAGGTTACGGAGAAGCAGTATCGAAAACCCTGGGACACTTACAAATATCTACTAAATATAAAATTACTTTTGTATCTTTGTCTGGCGGCGTAAAGTTCTACATGCCCACAGCAATAGATACAAGATCCGATTACTATACGAATCCAAATTATAATCACTACATTGTTCCTACTCCCCTACTCGTATCTTCAAAAGATATTGCAGATCATTTGCTAGAGGAAAAACCGGTAAAAAAAATATTAGAAATGATTCCTTATTCTAATATTACTGTAATAGGAATTGGTGCTCTTAATGATCGTGCGACTTTAGTTAAAGAAGGATACCTAAATGCGAATGATTTTGAAATTTTAAAAACAAAGGGCGCTGTTGGCGATTTACTAAGCCAGTTTTACGACATAAATGGTCATGTTCTAGATTTAGATTTTCATAAAAAGCTGATTAGTACTGAAATTGATGTATTAAAATCACTTAATCATGTTGTAGCAGTTGCAGGAGGCCTTGATAAAAAGGATGCAATAATAGGTGCGCTTAAGGGGGGATACATAGATGTACTAATTACTGATGAATTGGTAGCTCAAAGTTTGGTTTAA
- a CDS encoding RraA family protein — protein sequence MDTLIQQFMNLPTTAISDAMEGLNNLESAIKPLKEEYHFAGRALTVQMPVGDNSAVLKAIGEASPGDIIVVDSKGDTYRAIAGDFVVGMMQTMEIGALVVDGVIRDLKAVKDLNFPVFSKGTTVASSGKAGVGQTNIPISCGGVTVFPEDIIIGDIDGVVVVPQAMGEEILNKAKDKILKDERRAEKYAGKPDEIRKYIAMMTNKA from the coding sequence ATGGATACTCTCATTCAACAGTTCATGAATTTGCCTACAACGGCCATTTCAGATGCAATGGAAGGATTGAACAATCTGGAATCAGCGATTAAACCCTTAAAAGAAGAATATCATTTTGCCGGACGTGCTTTAACCGTACAGATGCCCGTCGGTGATAATTCAGCGGTTTTAAAAGCAATCGGTGAAGCAAGTCCTGGGGATATAATAGTCGTTGACAGCAAAGGCGATACATACCGGGCTATTGCAGGAGACTTTGTTGTCGGCATGATGCAGACAATGGAAATTGGCGCCCTCGTAGTTGATGGTGTCATTCGTGATCTTAAAGCGGTTAAAGATCTGAATTTCCCTGTATTCAGTAAAGGGACGACGGTTGCCTCAAGCGGCAAGGCTGGTGTAGGACAAACCAATATCCCCATTTCCTGTGGAGGTGTCACCGTATTTCCAGAGGACATTATCATAGGGGACATAGATGGAGTCGTGGTCGTGCCACAAGCCATGGGTGAAGAAATCCTGAACAAAGCAAAAGATAAAATCTTAAAGGATGAACGGCGTGCAGAAAAATATGCAGGCAAGCCTGATGAAATAAGAAAGTATATCGCCATGATGACCAACAAAGCATAA
- a CDS encoding ABC transporter ATP-binding protein, producing MVEVKNLFKKYNSKTVVEDVSIEITKGKITSFIGPNGAGKSTVLSMISRLITRDSGEVLIEGKDMGKFNSNELAKKIAILKQANHINIRLTIRELVAFGRFPYSQGKLTKEDWEYVDEAIEYMELGEMQDKFLDQLSGGQQQRAFIAMVIAQNTEYVLLDEPLNNLDMKHSVQIMKVLRRLADELGKTVIIVIHDINFASCYSDYIVALKDGKVVHNGPTEQVINSNVLKEIYDMDIEIQNINDNKICVYFT from the coding sequence ATGGTAGAAGTGAAAAATTTATTCAAAAAATATAATAGTAAAACGGTTGTCGAGGATGTTTCCATTGAAATAACGAAAGGGAAAATCACATCCTTCATCGGTCCTAATGGTGCGGGGAAAAGTACAGTCCTTTCGATGATCAGCCGGCTCATTACCCGGGATTCGGGAGAAGTCCTGATCGAGGGTAAGGATATGGGGAAATTCAATAGCAATGAACTAGCGAAAAAGATTGCCATCTTAAAGCAGGCCAACCACATCAATATCCGTTTAACGATTCGTGAACTCGTCGCCTTTGGCCGCTTTCCTTATTCACAAGGTAAACTGACTAAAGAGGATTGGGAATATGTCGATGAGGCGATTGAATATATGGAACTTGGCGAAATGCAGGATAAATTTCTTGACCAGCTTAGCGGCGGGCAACAGCAGCGGGCATTCATTGCCATGGTTATCGCTCAGAACACGGAGTATGTCCTTCTTGATGAGCCCCTGAACAATCTTGATATGAAGCATTCCGTCCAAATCATGAAGGTATTGAGGAGATTGGCCGATGAATTAGGTAAAACGGTCATCATCGTCATTCATGACATTAATTTCGCTTCCTGTTATTCCGACTATATTGTCGCATTGAAGGATGGCAAGGTCGTTCATAATGGACCTACCGAACAAGTCATCAATTCCAATGTATTAAAGGAAATCTATGATATGGATATTGAAATCCAAAATATCAATGACAATAAGATCTGTGTGTACTTCACTTAA
- a CDS encoding LTA synthase family protein — MNKFLKKSQHLFADNILGFFFIAVVLFWIKTYIGYRIEFNLGLENGLQQFLLFINPISSAILFFGLALLARGKKSFKWIIRLNLLMSLWLFFNIVYYRSFTDFITLPTLTQVQNAGDLGPSILELFKTHDVFYFLDTVLLIVLYRFKDFKVEDFKVKRRTVGMVYLAGLAIFAINLGLAEKDRPQLLSRTFDRNYIVKYLGMFNYTVYDAVQNTKTYAQRATANSTDIAEVVNYTKATSAEPNPKYFGAAKGKNVIYLHLESMQNFLIDYELNGEEVTPFLNSLAADKSDFMHFDNFFHQVGQGKTADAEFMLENSLFGLPQGAAFTNRSQNTYQAAPAILGQQGYTSAVFHGNYKSFWNRDNMYKSLGFNQFFDANHYNMENKEEVLSYGLMDKPFFKESIPMLETLKQPFYTKFITVSHHFPYAMDQEKATIGKHTTGDASVDSYFQTARYADEALKEFFDYLKESGLYDNSVIVMYGDHYGISENHKEAMSKVLGKDVDAFENAQLQRVPLLIHVPGVEGGEMHQYGGQIDLLPTLLHLLGIESKDYVQFGSDLLSKDHNEVVPFRNGDFVTPDVTSIKGKYYDTDTGEMVEENDDILNYKTRVETMLNLSDQVVNGDLLRFYTPNGFKPIDPANYDYTYEEEGSKEDGTDKDK; from the coding sequence ATGAATAAATTTCTTAAAAAAAGCCAGCATTTATTTGCAGATAACATACTAGGCTTTTTCTTTATTGCGGTAGTCTTGTTTTGGATAAAAACTTATATTGGATATCGAATTGAATTTAACTTAGGTCTTGAAAATGGCCTGCAACAGTTCTTACTGTTCATAAACCCGATTAGTTCAGCCATTTTATTCTTTGGCCTTGCACTATTGGCTAGAGGCAAAAAATCGTTCAAATGGATCATCAGGTTGAACCTATTGATGTCCTTATGGTTATTCTTCAATATTGTATACTACCGTTCATTTACCGATTTCATTACATTACCAACCTTGACGCAAGTGCAAAATGCCGGGGATTTAGGACCGAGTATTTTAGAATTATTTAAAACCCATGATGTATTTTATTTCCTTGATACGGTTCTTTTGATCGTATTGTACAGATTCAAAGACTTTAAAGTGGAAGACTTCAAAGTCAAACGCCGTACAGTTGGAATGGTTTACCTAGCGGGTCTTGCAATTTTCGCTATCAATTTAGGACTTGCTGAAAAGGATCGCCCGCAATTATTATCAAGAACATTTGACCGGAACTATATCGTCAAATATTTGGGCATGTTCAACTATACGGTATATGATGCCGTTCAGAATACAAAAACATATGCTCAGCGTGCGACTGCAAATAGCACGGATATCGCAGAAGTGGTCAACTATACGAAGGCAACAAGCGCTGAACCGAACCCTAAGTATTTTGGGGCAGCTAAAGGTAAGAATGTCATATACTTGCATTTGGAATCCATGCAGAATTTCCTGATCGATTATGAGTTGAATGGAGAAGAAGTTACTCCATTTTTAAACTCACTTGCAGCAGATAAGTCAGATTTCATGCACTTTGATAATTTCTTCCATCAAGTAGGCCAAGGTAAAACGGCGGATGCTGAATTCATGCTCGAAAATTCCCTGTTCGGTTTACCACAGGGTGCAGCATTCACAAACCGATCCCAAAATACCTATCAAGCAGCACCAGCGATTTTAGGACAACAAGGATACACATCTGCTGTGTTCCATGGTAACTACAAATCTTTCTGGAACCGGGATAATATGTATAAGTCTCTTGGTTTTAATCAGTTCTTCGATGCAAACCATTATAATATGGAAAATAAAGAGGAAGTTCTAAGTTATGGATTAATGGATAAGCCTTTCTTTAAAGAATCGATTCCTATGTTAGAAACGCTTAAACAGCCTTTCTATACAAAATTCATAACGGTATCTCATCATTTCCCATATGCCATGGACCAGGAAAAAGCAACAATCGGTAAGCATACGACAGGCGATGCTTCCGTTGATAGTTACTTCCAAACTGCACGCTATGCCGATGAGGCGCTTAAAGAGTTTTTCGATTATCTGAAGGAATCCGGTCTTTATGATAACTCGGTAATCGTTATGTATGGTGATCACTATGGTATTTCCGAAAACCATAAAGAAGCCATGTCAAAAGTGCTTGGCAAGGATGTTGACGCATTTGAGAATGCCCAATTGCAACGTGTACCATTATTGATTCATGTTCCAGGTGTCGAAGGCGGGGAAATGCACCAATACGGAGGACAAATTGACCTTCTCCCGACTTTATTGCATCTGTTAGGAATTGAATCTAAAGATTATGTACAATTCGGTTCGGATTTATTATCAAAAGATCATAATGAAGTGGTACCTTTCAGGAATGGTGATTTTGTAACACCGGATGTCACTTCCATTAAAGGGAAATACTACGATACGGATACAGGGGAAATGGTCGAGGAAAATGATGACATCCTCAATTACAAGACGAGAGTTGAAACGATGCTCAATTTATCCGACCAAGTCGTGAACGGTGACTTACTCCGTTTCTATACTCCAAATGGCTTTAAACCGATTGACCCTGCTAATTATGATTACACATATGAAGAAGAAGGCTCAAAGGAAGACGGGACCGATAAAGATAAATAA
- a CDS encoding iron chelate uptake ABC transporter family permease subunit, whose translation MNNKSRIIILAVLAAALTAGYIFWDLGPNWDYALPRRVIKIIAIIVVGCAIAFSTVIFQTVTNNKILTPSILGLDSMYMLIQTGVIFLFGSTHIMIMNKNLNFLVTLTAMLIFSSLLFKFMFKKNRNIYFLLLIGIIFGTLFGSMSSFMQVLIDPNEFQIIQNKMFASFNNVNTDLLTLAIILMIAAIIYFMRFLKYLDVMSLGRDQAINLGVDYDFVTKRVLIVVTILISISTALIGPITFLGLLVANVAYQFIKSYQHKHIIPGAMLISVIALVGGQFIVERIFTFSTTLSVIINFVGGVYFIYLLLKENKSW comes from the coding sequence ATGAATAATAAAAGTAGGATCATAATATTAGCTGTTCTAGCGGCAGCTTTAACGGCAGGTTACATATTTTGGGACCTTGGCCCGAATTGGGATTATGCACTGCCGAGAAGGGTTATAAAAATCATCGCCATCATCGTGGTAGGTTGTGCGATAGCCTTTTCAACAGTTATTTTCCAGACGGTTACGAATAATAAAATCCTGACACCAAGCATTTTGGGGTTGGACTCCATGTATATGCTGATTCAAACGGGAGTGATTTTCCTCTTCGGTTCAACGCATATCATGATTATGAATAAAAATCTCAATTTCCTGGTTACCCTTACGGCCATGCTTATTTTTTCCAGCCTGCTGTTCAAGTTCATGTTCAAGAAAAACCGAAATATTTACTTCCTATTGCTGATTGGGATCATCTTCGGGACCTTATTCGGCAGCATGTCTTCATTCATGCAGGTATTGATTGACCCGAATGAATTTCAAATCATTCAAAATAAAATGTTTGCCAGCTTCAATAATGTAAACACCGACCTGTTAACATTGGCGATTATCCTCATGATAGCGGCAATCATATATTTCATGAGATTTTTGAAGTATTTGGATGTCATGTCCCTAGGGAGGGACCAAGCCATTAACCTGGGTGTGGATTATGATTTTGTCACAAAGCGGGTTTTAATCGTCGTCACGATTTTAATCTCCATTTCAACTGCCCTGATTGGTCCAATCACGTTCCTTGGATTACTTGTTGCAAATGTGGCTTATCAATTCATTAAGTCCTATCAGCATAAACATATCATCCCTGGTGCAATGCTGATCAGTGTAATTGCCTTGGTCGGCGGCCAATTCATTGTAGAGAGGATCTTTACGTTCTCAACCACTTTGAGTGTCATTATCAACTTTGTTGGCGGGGTCTATTTCATCTATCTTCTATTAAAGGAGAATAAATCATGGTAG
- a CDS encoding DUF948 domain-containing protein has product MVIVYISLALFIGSIIYLAFFAFKTFKDSKPTIENVNKTVTRIQAKTEQIKSETDQLAMTQQGITDDVQYKKEAVQYTVDAAKQTPEPFKNIWFSIKGDKWKLRNRA; this is encoded by the coding sequence GTGGTTATTGTATATATTAGTCTTGCCCTCTTTATCGGATCGATTATCTATTTAGCCTTTTTCGCTTTCAAAACATTTAAGGATTCCAAACCGACAATTGAAAATGTGAATAAAACTGTTACACGCATTCAGGCAAAAACGGAGCAGATTAAATCTGAGACGGACCAACTCGCCATGACACAGCAAGGAATCACTGATGATGTTCAATATAAAAAAGAGGCCGTACAATATACGGTTGATGCTGCTAAACAAACACCGGAGCCCTTCAAAAATATTTGGTTTTCAATAAAAGGTGACAAGTGGAAGCTTAGAAACAGAGCATAA
- the lsrK gene encoding autoinducer-2 kinase, translated as MEKYLMAIDAGTGSVRVILFNTLGQELCVTQSEWTHKEDKRYPGSMDFDINQNIKIITEQIKETITKSKVAPKDIISISTTSMREAIVLYDEEGKELWACANVDSRSNDEVYNLYSISDSIESDLYKVSGQTFSLGAIPRILWIKNNLPETYKKMKYVTMLNDWITYRLSDVISVEPSNGCTTGLFDIKERVWDSELANKVNLREDIFPIVHESGTVIGNVTKKMATLTGLSPETLVVAGGGDAQLGCIGVGVVNEGDAAVFGGSFWQYEYTTNNVETDDECRVRINCHAVPNTWQYEAIAFFPGLVMRWFRDGFCELERYLQNETGESIYSQMEKRARNIPAGSYGMLCTFSNIMNYKSWKHAAPSFINYKLDSEKFNKASFYRSIMENAAFVTKGNIELVNEITNTSPESIIFAGGASKSDLWCQIVSDVLNKPLRVPVVRESTALGAAICAGVGAKVYNDFDDAISKVIKFEKTYYPNHENNVVYEDLYKKWKDIYKKLLELADNDLTEHMWIAPGLK; from the coding sequence ATGGAAAAATACCTAATGGCTATAGATGCTGGAACCGGCAGTGTTAGAGTAATCTTATTTAATACATTAGGCCAGGAATTGTGTGTCACTCAATCTGAATGGACGCATAAAGAGGATAAGAGATATCCAGGATCAATGGATTTTGATATTAATCAAAATATCAAAATCATTACTGAACAAATAAAGGAAACCATTACAAAAAGCAAAGTAGCTCCAAAAGATATTATCTCTATATCAACCACAAGTATGAGAGAAGCGATTGTCTTATATGACGAAGAAGGAAAAGAATTATGGGCTTGTGCAAACGTAGATTCGCGGTCAAATGATGAAGTTTATAATCTTTATAGCATAAGCGATTCAATAGAATCTGATCTTTATAAGGTATCAGGTCAAACATTTTCCTTAGGAGCTATTCCAAGGATCCTTTGGATAAAAAATAATCTGCCAGAGACTTATAAAAAAATGAAGTATGTCACCATGCTCAATGACTGGATTACCTATCGTTTATCAGATGTCATTTCAGTAGAACCTTCAAACGGCTGTACAACCGGGCTATTTGATATTAAAGAAAGAGTTTGGGACTCTGAATTAGCTAACAAAGTAAATCTTAGGGAGGACATTTTTCCAATTGTTCATGAAAGTGGAACAGTTATTGGCAATGTCACCAAAAAAATGGCAACGCTTACAGGTTTAAGTCCAGAAACTTTAGTTGTAGCGGGTGGTGGAGATGCCCAGTTAGGATGCATTGGTGTTGGAGTTGTCAACGAAGGAGATGCAGCCGTTTTTGGGGGGAGTTTTTGGCAATACGAATATACCACGAATAATGTTGAAACCGATGACGAATGTAGAGTAAGAATTAATTGCCATGCTGTACCCAATACTTGGCAGTATGAAGCAATTGCATTCTTCCCCGGTTTAGTAATGAGATGGTTTAGAGATGGTTTCTGTGAGCTTGAAAGGTATCTTCAAAATGAAACAGGAGAAAGTATTTATTCACAAATGGAAAAACGAGCACGTAACATACCAGCTGGCAGCTACGGTATGCTATGTACATTTTCCAATATAATGAACTATAAGTCTTGGAAACATGCAGCCCCAAGCTTTATCAATTACAAACTGGACTCAGAGAAATTTAATAAGGCAAGCTTTTACAGATCTATTATGGAAAATGCCGCCTTTGTAACAAAAGGAAATATTGAATTGGTTAATGAAATAACAAATACATCACCTGAGTCCATTATTTTTGCTGGTGGTGCATCAAAAAGCGATTTATGGTGTCAAATTGTTTCCGATGTACTTAACAAACCATTAAGAGTCCCCGTAGTTAGAGAATCAACTGCTCTTGGTGCTGCTATTTGTGCCGGAGTAGGTGCAAAAGTTTATAACGATTTCGATGATGCGATTTCAAAAGTAATTAAATTCGAAAAAACGTATTATCCAAATCACGAGAATAACGTAGTATATGAAGATTTATATAAAAAGTGGAAAGATATTTACAAAAAACTACTAGAATTAGCAGACAACGATTTAACAGAACATATGTGGATAGCACCTGGATTAAAATAA
- a CDS encoding sugar ABC transporter ATP-binding protein produces MEVLRQLVKFENIQKSFNQNKVLKGVSLEISESEVISIIGGNGAGKSTLMKILTGVYKADEGSIEINGEKVVHFNPSIAHSKGIYLVPQEPLLFPNMTVEQNLTIGFSKNKVEVRERARRLIEQLGWNLDLNRFAISLSIAEQQQVEIIKGLLRDAKVLILDEPTSSLTFAETESLFKLIEQLKSSGIGIFYITHRLDEVFQISTHAVILRDGKVTLKGKINDFTKEMLIKGLLPLDSERSGNETFKKEFLDRKEEPVLKVQKLGGDGFKDISFDVYKGEVVGLAGLVGAGRTEIAEAIYGMNKVQSGKIYLNGKDITDFSASETIESGLAYIPEDRFLNGIFSISSISSNVTAQVIKKRRFFIDKKFEKDITDEYVNKLSIKISSQDDEVKSLSGGNQQKVVIARILSTNPQIIIMDEPTRGIDAAARSDIYSIITQLKEQGYSILLISSDLEEIERISDRIYAIYRGTCNVCLGFDEINATNVMSAAFGTYKGSERHV; encoded by the coding sequence ATGGAAGTATTAAGACAGCTAGTGAAATTTGAAAATATCCAGAAGTCATTTAATCAAAATAAAGTGTTAAAGGGTGTTTCTCTAGAAATCAGCGAGTCAGAAGTGATTTCGATTATAGGTGGTAATGGAGCTGGAAAGAGTACATTGATGAAGATCCTTACGGGAGTTTATAAAGCGGATGAAGGAAGTATAGAAATTAATGGGGAAAAGGTCGTTCATTTTAATCCTTCGATCGCCCATAGTAAAGGAATTTATTTGGTTCCACAAGAACCGTTGCTATTTCCAAATATGACTGTCGAGCAAAATCTAACGATTGGATTTAGTAAGAATAAAGTTGAAGTAAGAGAGCGAGCAAGAAGGTTAATTGAACAATTAGGTTGGAATCTAGATTTAAATAGATTTGCCATTTCCTTATCAATAGCAGAGCAGCAACAAGTGGAGATTATTAAGGGACTCCTAAGAGATGCGAAGGTTCTCATATTGGATGAACCAACTTCTTCATTAACGTTTGCTGAAACGGAGTCTTTGTTTAAGTTAATCGAACAATTAAAATCCTCTGGTATAGGAATATTTTATATAACTCATAGATTAGATGAAGTTTTTCAAATTTCAACACATGCTGTTATATTGCGAGATGGAAAAGTAACTCTTAAAGGAAAGATAAATGATTTTACAAAGGAAATGTTAATCAAGGGATTATTACCTTTGGATAGCGAACGGAGTGGAAACGAAACATTTAAAAAGGAATTTTTGGATCGTAAAGAAGAACCCGTTCTTAAGGTACAAAAATTAGGTGGAGACGGCTTCAAAGATATTAGCTTTGATGTATATAAGGGAGAAGTAGTTGGTTTAGCTGGTCTTGTTGGAGCTGGAAGAACAGAGATTGCAGAGGCCATTTATGGAATGAATAAAGTCCAAAGCGGAAAAATCTACTTGAATGGAAAAGATATCACAGATTTCTCTGCTAGTGAAACAATTGAAAGCGGTTTAGCTTATATACCTGAAGACAGATTTTTGAACGGGATTTTTTCTATAAGTTCTATAAGTAGTAATGTTACAGCACAAGTAATAAAAAAACGCCGATTTTTCATTGATAAAAAATTTGAAAAAGATATCACGGATGAGTATGTTAACAAATTGAGTATTAAAATCAGCAGCCAGGATGATGAGGTTAAATCCTTATCTGGAGGAAATCAGCAAAAGGTTGTTATAGCAAGAATTTTATCAACAAATCCACAAATCATCATCATGGATGAACCAACAAGAGGAATTGACGCAGCTGCCAGAAGTGATATTTATTCCATCATTACTCAATTAAAAGAACAGGGATACTCCATATTACTCATTTCATCAGATTTGGAGGAAATTGAAAGAATTAGTGACCGAATATATGCCATTTATCGGGGAACCTGTAATGTTTGTTTAGGATTTGATGAGATAAATGCAACTAATGTGATGAGCGCGGCTTTTGGCACTTATAAAGGAAGTGAAAGACATGTCTAA
- a CDS encoding siderophore ABC transporter substrate-binding protein → MKKLSLLLLVAMLAVVAAACGADKEKEESSAEKESAKSEEFTVKHQLGETKVKTNPEKVVVFDMGALDTLDKLGVEVAAVPHDGLPKYLSKYEGTTENAGGLKEPDFEKINEMAPDLILISGRQSEAYKELSKIAPTVFVGVDTAKYMESFKENVTLLGKIFDKKDKAAKELASVEENINALKEKAPTDKTGLIVLASGGKVSAYGPDSRFGIIHDVFGVPAVDDKLEVSTHGQSISFEYIAEKNPDYLFVVDRDAVAGDGARAKETVENDIVKNTKAFKEGNIIYLDPNYWYLSGGGLESVDAMVKEVSKGLK, encoded by the coding sequence ATAAAGAAATTATCTTTACTGCTATTAGTTGCAATGCTGGCTGTAGTGGCTGCAGCTTGTGGAGCAGATAAGGAAAAAGAAGAATCCAGTGCGGAAAAAGAAAGTGCAAAAAGCGAAGAATTTACGGTTAAGCACCAGCTAGGCGAAACGAAAGTGAAAACAAACCCTGAAAAAGTTGTTGTATTCGATATGGGTGCTCTTGATACACTTGATAAATTAGGTGTGGAAGTAGCAGCTGTTCCTCATGATGGCCTTCCAAAATACCTTTCTAAATATGAAGGTACAACTGAAAATGCTGGCGGATTAAAAGAACCTGACTTCGAAAAAATCAATGAGATGGCTCCTGACTTGATCCTTATTTCTGGCCGTCAATCTGAAGCATATAAAGAATTAAGCAAAATTGCCCCTACTGTTTTTGTAGGTGTAGATACTGCAAAGTATATGGAATCATTTAAAGAAAACGTAACACTTTTGGGTAAAATCTTCGATAAAAAAGACAAAGCTGCTAAGGAATTGGCAAGTGTTGAAGAAAACATCAATGCTTTGAAAGAAAAAGCTCCAACGGATAAAACTGGTTTAATCGTTCTTGCTAGCGGTGGAAAAGTAAGTGCTTACGGACCGGATTCAAGATTTGGAATTATCCATGATGTATTCGGAGTACCTGCTGTAGATGATAAATTGGAAGTATCGACACATGGTCAAAGTATTTCTTTCGAATACATTGCTGAAAAGAATCCTGACTACCTATTCGTTGTAGACAGAGATGCGGTTGCCGGTGATGGAGCTAGAGCAAAAGAAACTGTTGAAAATGACATTGTGAAAAATACAAAGGCTTTTAAAGAAGGCAACATCATTTATCTTGACCCTAACTACTGGTACTTATCAGGCGGCGGTTTAGAATCTGTTGATGCAATGGTTAAAGAAGTTTCAAAAGGCCTTAAGTAG
- a CDS encoding cupin domain-containing protein, with translation MSIVNENEREYRFGDSGPKYLLKGPRMNFGIVVLKPGQDFPAHYHNIMEENFFILEGELEIHIDNEVSTCKKGDFIHVEPKKVHYLINKGNTDFKAAFMLSPYQEKDKVEVDYKPTV, from the coding sequence ATGTCAATTGTTAACGAGAATGAAAGAGAATATAGATTTGGAGATAGCGGTCCAAAATATCTTTTAAAAGGACCAAGAATGAATTTTGGAATTGTTGTTTTAAAGCCTGGACAAGATTTCCCTGCCCATTATCATAATATCATGGAAGAAAACTTCTTTATCCTCGAAGGAGAATTAGAAATACATATTGATAATGAAGTTTCCACATGTAAAAAGGGAGATTTTATCCATGTTGAACCAAAAAAAGTTCATTATTTAATAAATAAAGGGAATACAGACTTTAAAGCTGCCTTTATGCTTTCTCCTTACCAAGAAAAAGATAAAGTAGAAGTAGATTATAAACCAACTGTTTAA